A window of Nitrospira sp. genomic DNA:
GAGCGACACCAGCTCCACGGCCACGATCGGATTCCGCCGCTCCCAGATCGCGAGATGCCCCAGGCCTTCGGTCGGCGCCACGCGCCCGCTCTCGCCGACTCGCACCTGCACCGGAATGATGCCCTGCGCCTTCGGCATGAACGGCAGCCGCGCCGTTCCGTCTTCGCCGGTCACCGCAGTCGCCACCACTTTGCCATAGACGAGCAATTCGAGCGGCTCGCCTCCCAGTCCTGCAGGAGCTGCCGCCCCCCGCGACACCAGCCGCGCCTCGACCATCACCGTCTGATTGGGTGACGACAAACCGTCGGCCACCAGGAGCGTTGCCGGAGCGGTTCCTGCCACACCGGCAGAACCAAGAGGACCGAGCACGATGGCGAGGGAGAACAGACAGGCGGTGCGGAACCTATGGCGCTTGACCTCACGCACAGGCGTTATGCGCGCAGAGCGGCCAAGACCTCGTCGACATGCCCATCGACTTTGACCTTCCGAAAGATGGCCTTCAGCTTGCCCTCGGCATCGATGACGAACGTGCTCCGCTCGATGCCCAGATATTTCCTGCCGTACATGCTCTTTTCTTTATAGACGTCGTACGCCGTCGCGACCGCCTTCTCCGTGTCGCTCAGCAGCGTGAACGGCAGCGCATACTTCGCGATGAATTTCTGATGCGACGCCTGCCCGTCGAAGCTCACACCGAGCACGACCGCGCCCGCCTTTTTGATCGATGCCATCGCATCGCGAAACCCGCAGGACTCTTTGGTGCACCCCGAGGTGTCGTCCTTCGGATAAAAATACAGGACGACCTGCTTGTCCTTCAGGCTTTTCAGCGCGACCGGCTTCCCATCCTGATCCGGCAAAGAGAATTCCGGCGCCTTCATCCCGACTGCGAGTTCCTTGGCCATGGGCATGATCCTTTTCAGTATGGACTACCGCGGTCCGCTGCCGATTCCGGGCCGCGAGGTTCCGTACGGATGTTCTTTTGAAATTTTCGGGGCGGCAGGATTTCCATAGGGCGACAATGCCGGGGAGTCCCAGATGGTCTTGTCACCGGGCGCCAGATTGGCCGCCTCAAGAAAGTGCTGCCGGGCGGCTTCGGTATCGCCGAGGGCATTGAGCGCCAACGCAAAGTTGTAGTGGGCTTGGCCGGACTGCGGCGCGACGGTCACGGCCTGCTCGAAATATCTCTTGGCGTCCTCAAACTGTTTCGCCTGGTAGGCCTGGGTGCCTTGTTCCGTGGCGGTAATCGCTTGCGGCTTCACACCGCCATCCACGAGCGCCAGCGGCGTGAGCACGCGCGGCTTCGGCTTCGATGAACAGGCCCCCATCCACGCCAACGCGAATATCACACACACGGTCGTCAGAAGCTTCATGGTATCTCTCCGCATGCCGCTAGCCCTTTCCATGCTTCCGCAGTTCTTCTTCGAATGTCTTCCGGTAGAGCACGTCCCACTCGGAACTCCCCTCGACGATGCCGCGAGAATAGGAGGCCAGTTTCGCGCGCACTTTCCGGTCGACCCCCTCTTCCTGCGCCAGCTCGACCGCCAGCACCCGCTTGATGTCTTTCAGCATGCGGGCATCATCGCCCTTCTGGCTGATCAGCGGGCTTTTCTTCACCGCCTGAAGAATGACATGGGACAGATGACTGACTTTTTCTTCACTCAACATATTGGAGACTCGTTGTTCGTCGTTCGCAGACGCGTTACGGTTCACGCACTAGAGGATAATGCCCCGCTCGCGCACCAGCTTCGTTTTGATCATGGTGAACATGCGCTGATAATCGACCTGTCCCTGTTCGATCTGCTTTTCATAGGCCTTCAGCATCTGCCGGACCTCCGCATTCAGCGCATCCTCGATCGCCAACTCCGCCGTAATGATCTGCTCCAATGATTCGACGAATGCCTTGCGATCGCCCGTGACGTCGAGCTGTCCGTCCTGCTGGAGGTGCGCGACCACCGACTCAGCCATGTGGTGAACCCGATCCTTTGAGATGCGCATAGGCTAGACTCGTTCGACGCGGATGGTGGTCGCCTCCATGACCCGGCGGAACTGCGTCGCATCGCCCACGATTTTCCCGATCACGTTCACACGATCCGCCGGGACCGGATCCGGCCCCATGCTCATCGGCGTCCGGCCGAAGAAAATCGCCAGGACCTGCCCCGCGCCCCAGTAGGCGACATCGCCGACTTTCACTTGGTTGGTCGCGGTCTCCCGATAATCCTTGACCCCGGCCAGCTTGAAATAAAACTCTTCGCCCCAGGTGTTGATCGGCGCATCGACCGGCAAGGCGGCGTACACCTCCCCGGCGGTCTTCGACCCCTTCAGTTCGGCTTCAAGTTGCACCCCGCCCACGGTGATGCGAATGCGCTTGGCTGGATCAGTCATCATAATATTTGTCGGTGTATGGGTATGGATAATCGTGTTGATTGCGGCCTGCAAATATGACGTCGAACTCTAACCGGTCTCCCGGGTGAAATCAAGGCAGCGGAGTAGCCCAGGCTTTTGCGCTCCTGCTAGAATACCGCCGCATGTTACCCTCAACCTTTGTGATCCTCCCGGGCATCGGTCCCGCGACAGAACGGCGCCTCTGGCAAGAGGGCCTGCTCACGTGGAACGATTTCTTGAGCCAGCCGCGGATTCCCGGAATCTCGGCGCAACGTAAGCAGTGGTACGACCAGGAGCTCGTCCAGGCTCAATCTGCGTTCGACTCCGGGCACCTCGACTATTTCACGACACGATTGCCCGGCCGTGACCATTGGCGGTTCTTCGAACTCTGCGAACCCCGCACGCTGTATCTGGACATCGAAACCACCGGAACCTCCCCGCATGACGGGGAGGTCACCGTCGTCGGATTGCACCGGCGAGGCGAAACCGTCTGCCTGGTCCGTGGAGAGACCCTGACCACGGAACGGCTCCAGGCAGAATTGGATGCCTGCACGCTCCTCGTCACGTTTTTCGGAACGAGCTTCGACGTGCCGTACCTGCGCGCTAAATTCCCCGACCTCAGATTCTCCATGCCGCATTTCGATCTCTGTTTTGCCGCCCGGAGATTGGGACTGCGCGGCGGACTCAAACAAATCGAACGGGAGCTTGGGATCGAACGGGACACGTCCGTCCAAGGTCTGGATGGATGGGATGCCGTGCGGCTCTGGATGCAATGGCGCGCGGGCGATGCCGCTGCGCGGGCCCTGCTGCTGGCCTACAACGAAGCCGATACCGCCAACCTCGCGCCGCTGGCGAAGCACGTGTTCGAGGACATTCTCATTCGCTTCGGCCCGGCATCAGTGGGAGCCGCGACGCCTTCATACGGGGAAAGACAGGACTGTCACACATGAGTACCTGGGTGGGAATCGGACGGAGCAACATCGGTCTCGTCCGCGCGATGAATCAAGACGCCTTTGTCACCATGGACCATCTCGGATTCTGGGCCGTGGCCGACGGGATGGGCGGCCATGCCGGCGGAGACGTCGCCGCCCAATCCGCGATCGCCACCGCCGCCGCGCAGGCGGAACGCTTCGCTGGTCCGCTCCGCAACGGTCACTGCTCGCCACAGGATTTTCTGCGGGATGTGATGACGCAGGCGAACGACGCCGTCCTCGAACGGGGCCGGCTGGAGCCTCGGCTGGCCCAGATGGGAACGACGCTGGTCACACTCCTGATTACCGCCGGCGCCACGCCGACCGCGCACCTGGCCCACGTGGGCGACAGTCGAGGCTATCTTTTTCGAGACGGCCGTCTCACACAATCGACCCGGGACCACACGTTGATCGAAACCTATCTCGCCCAGGGAATCCTGACTCCGGCAACGGCCAAGACCCATCCTGAACGGCATGTACTCACGAAAGCGATCGGGATTGCCCACTCTGCAGAACCGGATTACTCCGCCTACCCGCTTGCACCGTCCGACATCCTGCTGCTCTGCTCGGACGGGCTTACGAAAATGTTGGAAGATGCCGACATCGCCGATATTCTGGCGCCTGCGCAAGGCGACCCTATTCGGATCTGCGATCGCTTGATCGAGACTGCGCTCGCGCGCGGCGGTGAAGACAATGTGACCGTCGTCGTGATCGCGCACCGCTAACCGTTCCCCCTCAATCCCATCGTTGACAAGGCCCCTCCAGCCATGTAGCCTGATCTATCATTCAGCAGAGACGTTCCCCAGCTTCCACTTACCTACGCTGAGTAAATTAAGGATTCTGTGATGCCCGACTTCTCTCGGATCGTTTCCTTCGTCTTGTCAGGATATCTTTTCCTCACCGCTTCTCCCGGATTGGCACAGGATCATGCGGGCCCGGAATCGGTGATCCGCGCGTTGGTCGACGCCAATGCGGCACGAGACCTCGACGGCATGTCCCGGCTGATGGCGCACGATGACGATGCCACCGGCTATACCATCGGCGGGCGGAAATACGTGGGATGGCCGGAGCTGGAACGGGACATTCGCGACGAGTTCGCCTTCGTCGAAAAGCTGGAAATGCCCATCACGGACCTGAAGGTATGGACCAAAGACGATCTGGCCTGGTTTGCGATGGAGCTGGACTATATCCGCTACGTCAACGAAGGCGGACAGCTCCACCATACGGTGATCCCCCTGCGGGAAAGCGGCGTTCTCGAAAAGCGCCAGGGGCAATGGCTCCTGGTCTCATGGCATGAATCGCTCCGGGCGGCCAACTGGCCCGCGGTGGCTCACGCGCAGCCTGCGGCGCCGGTTCCACAGCTGGTTGCCGACCCAGGCGTGCTCCGCGCTCCTACGGCAGACCTGAGCGGCGAGTGGGAAATCCTCGAAGTCGAGGACGATAAACGCTACAAGGCCACACTGGACAAGTCCGGCAATGGCCCCTACACCCAGCACGGCGGCCATTTCACCACGACCAAGTTTGCCGACCGCGTCTGGCAAGGCACCTGGCAGCAACCCGGCAATGATCGTGAAGGGGGATTCGACCTCTTGCTCTCGGAGGACGGCACACAGGCGAAAGGAGTCTGGTGGTATTCCCGAGTCGGCACGCATAAGAATATTCCTCCGCGGGAACATGGCGGCTCGTATCAATGGAAACGGCTCACGCCGCCCGCTTCACATCAATGAATGATTCATCCGCACCGTGCGTTCCCTCTGCTCCGCATACCTGCGCACCGACATTTCCGATCGCTTCACCACCTCTGGGAGACTTTATGTATTGGATGCTTGTTCTTTTGATCACAGGGCTCATGGGCGCTCCCGCATTTGCCGACGGCGGCCATGACCACCACGCCGTGCCGACACTGAAGAATCAGACCACGACCACCGTCACGATAAAGGATGACACCGTCACCTTGACCTTCGGTCCCATCGATCTGCCCACCAGCCATGACGGCGACCTGGCCGCCTCGATGCCCAAACATAACTTCCAGCTTCCCGAAGATATGTACATGGTGGGGTATAAATCGGCGGTCTTTACCAAAGAAGGCAAGGAACTCCCCAGAAACTACCTCCACCATATTTTGATGCTGAACAACACGAAACCCAGTGTGTCCTGTCCCGGTGAGCCGCTGTTCTTCGCGGGGGCCGGCCTGGAAATGACCGAGGCGCGCTTCCCGGATGGGTATGGCGTCAAGCTGGCGAAAGGCGATCACCTCATGTCCGTCGTGGCCTTCTACCACAAAGCCCCGCCGACAAAAAACGTAATGGCTTCCTTCACCATGTATATGGCGCCGAAATCAAAGCCGGTGAAGGAAATGGACGTCTATCAGGTGGGCGTGAATATCGTGTGTTATAGCAAATTCGGCGCACGGGGCGCGGATCAAACGGACGAGGGCATTGAAATCAGACCGGGAGTCCAGGTCCATACGGCACCGCTGAAATTTTCCATGGATGGCTGCGTCAAGTTTGCCTATCCGCACGGCCACGATGAGCTGCTGATGATTGCGCTCGAAGATAAAGCGAACAAGCGCACGCTGCTCAGGACGGTGCCGGATGTGGACCTTGACGGCACCTTCCGGGAATTCCAGCCCCATCAAGTCTATAAAGACAGCCAAGGATTTTCCGTCATGCAATCGGGCGAGTACGATATGGTGATGGTCCATCATCACCCGCTGCAGAAAACCGAATTCCAACATGGCATGGGAAACTATCTTCTCTATATGACTCCGGGCGCTTGCCGCACCAGCGATACGGCACAGGCGAATCCGTAAGCGCACGCTCCCCCGCTCATGACGCCTGCCGGCCTCCGTCCTGTGACGTGAGGCCGGCAGGCGTTTCTTTTTTCACTTCGCACGCAAGGCCTCGTCCAAAATTGTTCGTTCACAAAGGTGCGCCGTCGATCACCCCCTACGAAAGAACCGCGCGTTCGCGTCGATTGAGGCTGTGATTGAGGCGCCGCGATATGGTATTCAAGACGGTAAACCAGCGCGGGATGCGGCTTTGGAGTCTCTCCCTTGAGGGACAGCGCGCGCGTCACCGCCTACAGAGGATTTATCACATCTATCCCTCTGGGACTGGGCCGGCTCGACGTCCCCAGCAACACGGAATTGGTCCATGCCGCAGAGTGAGCCCGTTACTATCCTGGTCGTCAATGAGCAAGCTGACGAAATCAAGCTCGTCACACTGAGCCTGCGCGGCTTCTTTCCCGATTGCCGGGTTGAATCGGTCTATTCCGCCGAAGAAGCCCTCCGGTGGGTGGATCGCGCCGAGTGGGACCTGATTCTGATCGATGAGCGACTCGGGCTCCAGAGTCGCCCGTCGTTGGTGGCCACGCTCAGGGAACGCCTCCCGACTACCGCGATTGTGCTGCAGACCGACCGAAGCGATTCGACCGCCGCCGTCACGGCGCTGCAAGCCGGTGCCAACTTTCTTCTCTTCAAAAAATCACCCGCGTTTCTGACCGAACTGGTGCTCTACGCCAAAGGCGCCATCGAACAACGCCATCTCCGCGCCACGTTCGCACACACGCACGATCGGCATACTCGCCTACTGGAAACACTCACGGACGTGTTCTACGAAGTCGATACGGAAGGACGGTTTGTCTTCATTAGCCCCGGGGTCACCGCGCTCCTGGGCTACCAGCCCGAAGAACTGACCGGGGCACCCTTTTCCAAGCTGATTCCTCCCGATCAACAAGCGCGCGCGCACCATCGCATCAATGACCGCCGCACAGGCCCTCGGGCGGCGCGCCGGGTCCTGATTGAATTACTCAAGAAACCTCAGGCCACGGGCTCCGGCCAGGCCCGCGTGCAGGCCGAAGTCAGCGCCAAGGGTCTCTACGATGCGCGCCGCCACTACACCGGGAGCCTCGGACTCATCCGGGATATGACGGGGCCTCTCGCACAGACCGAGACCATTCAACGCCTTGAAACCAGACTGCTCGAATCAGATCGCCACCGCGCGATCGCCCAGCGCTTGACCAGCCTGTCGCATGATCTGCACCGGCCGCTCTCCGCCGTGTTGACCCAATCCCAGCGGCTCCTGGACACAATCCGTGAGGCTCAGTTTGATACGCGCCTTGAAACCCTGACCGCGCGCGCACGGGAGGCCTCGGCATATGGAGACGCGTTAGCTCGGGCAGTCGTTGATGCCGGTCTAGCCGAAGACACGCTAGGACAGGTCATTGCCGAAGCTCTGGCTCCCGTTGCTCATCTCAACATCGTGCAGCACCGCGATGCGACCGGCCTTTCGAACGTGGGCAGTTCACGGAACGTCTGGGTACGGATCATTCAGATTGTGGTGATCCAGGCGATTCGACAAATGGCCGCCCGCCAAGCGATGCACCGGCTGGACATATTCGCGCAGACCGTCACGGCCACCGGGACACCGATCGATCCGGCGCCTGGCCTCTTTCCAGCTCCGGCACCCCGAGAGGTCGAGATTCTGATTCAGGAAAGCGACTCGGCAGCTACTCTCACGACCGGCTCACTACCGGCCTCCCCTGATCTCAACCAGGCCTATGAAGACATCGGCCAACTCCAGGGTCGCATGGAGTGGTTGGCCCCGGCGAGACAACCGCTCTCCATCCGCCTGTGGCTGCCGATTCCTGACGTGCCTCAGACACCTGAGGCAGCAGCAGAGGCGGCGCCAAGCCCGCCTGAGCCGCCCACAGCGGCACCGGTCGACACTCACGTAGAAACTCCGCTGCCTCCACCTTCAGACGGACCGCTCCCGGATCGAAGGATGGCCATACGTGCCGCGGTCCAACTTCCGGCGCGAGTGACCGTCGGCCCAGCAGTCCGCGAGGGAACCGTTCACACCTTGAGCCTGACGGGAGCCACCGTCACCCTGGTCGGGCCGCTCCCGAATCTCTCTGGCCAATCCGCCTATTTGGTGTTCAAGACCGTCGTAGGGATTCTGGAACTTCAAGCCACCGTCCACGAGCGTGGCATGCAGACCGGACCACCCGGTGAGACCGGAGAGCGCCCGGTCCTCGCATTCGAATTTACTCCGCCAGGAGAAACCGAGCGGAAGGTGCTGGGCTCCTTTATCGAGGCCGCCCAAGAACGGAGCCTGGCGATCAGCCTTGAGGCGTTACTGTCTCAGCCTGATGACGTCGCGCTTCCGGACCAGCCCGGTCAGGACCACCGAGCCACCGATCACCGGGAAGGCATCCGGGTCCGAGTCGCACTTCCGGTCCGGATTGATGGGGCTCACGAACAGAATCCGGCCGCTCGACAGCTTGGACTGGCGGTGAATTTGTCACGCGGAGGGGCCTGCCTGCAGGCCAAAACGCTTCCCGGCCAGGTGGGCGAGACGATCGTCTTGCATTTCCCCCACGGCAATGGGCAAAGTCATTCACAGCCTCACGAACCGGCCGCACCGGACGCCGTACTCCCGGCGCAAATCGTGTGGACGGCTCCAGACTCCACGGCTCCTTCCGAGTTACGCCCGACGCACACTGAACCGGGTCAACGTTTCGGCGTCCGCTTTATTGAACTGCCGGCCTTCGCCGAGCGCGAGGTCAACCGCGTCGTCGCCCAACACATCGGCTCGTCCATCGACTTGGATGGGATCGCCGGACGTGCGGCCATTGTCAGCGCCAGACGAGAATGCCGGAATGTACGCGGCCAAGTCATCGCCATTACCGACGATCACGCACGTCACCAGATTTCCCCGAATACGCCTATCGTGATCCTCTCTCCCGGCTTCGGATGCACCCAGACCGACTACATTGCCCTGTCAGAATTCTTGGCCATCAATCGGCTCCGCGTCCTGCGCTATGACTACAGCAACCATATCGGCCAAAGCGACGGCGATGTCCTCCAGACGACATTGCGGAGCATGCAGGCCGATCTGCAAACGGTTCTTGAATTTGCTCATACGACGTGGCCCACCGCCCCACTCGCGATCCTGGCCGAAGACGTCGCGGCCCGAGTCGCCCTGAAGGTCATTGCGCAACGTCCTGTGGCCCAGCTTCTGCTGCTGGCCAACCCGGTGCTCGACATTCAGGCCGCCCTATCGGCCGAGCATCATCATGACCTTCTGGCCGACTACCAGCACGGCCTCAGACGGGGCAGCGGGAATGTGTGGGGCCTCAATGTCAATCTCGATCAGTTCCTGAGCGATCTCATCGCCGGCCACTATGCCACGCTGGCGACGACGGTGACCGATCTGTCTGCGCTGACTGTCCCCATGGTTATCCTGAACTCTCCGTCAGCGGATCCCTCGATGCGGCATCCCTTTCCCAGCCCGGACGAATCACTTCGAGCCTTGCCGACGATGCCGACCACCGTCTCGATCCCCAGCGCGTTGTCGGTTACCGGGCGCACCTTCGACGCCCGCTTACTCGCGTCATTCAACACACTCTTCACGGAGATTGCTCGCGTGTGCTTCCCCGGAGAGGCACGGCCGGCCATCCACACACCGACCAGCCACGACATTTCCAAACAGTATCTCCTCGAGCGGGAGCGCATTCGGATCCGCCACCACGTCTCGCAGTCGTCTCGAGACGCCTTGTGGATCGCGCATCTCGCCCAGCTTCCGCAGCTCGGCACCCTGCATCACCATGTGCGACTGCTGCAAGAGCTGTATCAACAGGCTCTTCCGCTTGAACCCGGCATGCGCATCCTGGATATCGGATGCGGCGCGGGCGAGTTCGCGCACACGCTCCTCCTCAATCGCATGTATCACCTGCTCCACGCGTCACATGCGCCGCAACGCCCCCTACACTATGTCGGCATCGACCACTCCCAGGAAACGGTCGCGTCCGCAGAACAAGCCTTTACGGGGCTGTATCAGGAGTTACAATCCACGTTCTCCAAGATCGCCGGTCCGACGACTGCCGTGACGACTGAGTGGGGAATCCATCTCCCGTCCTCACGCGAAGCGGTCGATCGAGTCGTCAGTCATCTCTCGCTCTCCTTCGCCTCCTCTCCCCTCACCTTCCTGCGACAGGCCGTTCAGACGCTCACGGAAGATGGACGCCTCATCGTGACGTGCGTACGTCCGCACACAGATCTTGCCGGGCTCTATCGCGAGCAACTCCATCACGCCGGGCAGGATGAGCTCTCCCCTGCGGCTCAAATTTTCCTCCACTATCTCGGACGGCTACACGAAGCGATTCGCCATGGGCTGCTGCACGCCTTTGACCGAGAACAACTGTCGGATCTCTTGATTCATGCCGGTGCAACCCCTCTTCGAATCGTGCCTATTCTGGATGGGCAGCTCCTGATCGCCACCGCCCGGAAGGGGAAATCCGCTGGCTGAAACCACGGTCGGTGTGTATACTCGCCCCTGTTACCTAACATCCTCTCTTCCCTGTTCCCCCGGCCTCACACCTGGGAAAAGAGGAAGCACGACCACCCCTCTGGATAGATATGACTGACCACCCCCTTCCCCAGGCCACCGCTTCATTCACCGCGCTCACTCCCCTCCAGCGGCTCACCAGATTTGCCCAGGATATGGGAACGCTTTCGGACCGCGCCGTGATCGCCAACCGCATTCTCGTCGAACTCTGTGACGCCACCACCTCCCGCCAAGGCGCGCTGTACTTGCTCGATCGTGAGCACGATCGATATGACCTGGTAATGACCGTCGCCGGCCAGAGCACAGCGGCCCCACTCCCCTCATTTGCTTCGACTCACCCACTCATTCACGCACTCGCCCACAAGCATCATCTCCTCTCAGTCGCAGACATAGCGGACATCCCTCCGATCACGCCTGAATTAGCCGACACATTAGGGGCAGCTCAATCGACCTTGGCCGTGCCGCTTCTGAACAAAGCTCGATTGATCGCCTTTGCGCTGCTCGGATTCCCTGCGGACCGGCCGCTCGATCATGCGGATGGACGGGACCTCCTCACCGCCCTGGCGCAGAGCGGAGCCAACGCCCTCGACTCCATCCTCGCTCACGACGATCTCCACCAGTCTCAAACGCTCATGCGCCGAACCGACCGACTTCGCTCACTGGAAATCATCGCCGGCGGGTTTGCCCACGAAATCCGGAATCCCCTGACGTCGATCAAAACCTTTATCCAGTTGGCTCCGGAACGAAAGGACGACACGGAATTCATCCACGACTTCAGTCGCATCGTGCTGGACGACGTGCACCGGATCGAACGGCTGATTCAGGAAATTCTGGACTACGCCCGCTATATGGAACCCAAGTTGACGGATGAGGATCTCAACGAGATCGTCACCTCCTGCCTCTATTTCATCGAAGTGAAGGCGGACAGCAAACGGATCAAGATTGAAAAACAGTTGGCGTCTGAGCTTCCTCGTGTCATGTTAGATCGTCAACAAATAAAGCAGGTCCTTTTGAATCTGCTGCTCAACGCCATCGACGCGATGGGAGACGGTGGAGGGCAGTTGATGGTTCGCACCCACCGGATCCTAAAGCCGGGGGCAACGGTGTGGACACAGATTGAGATCGAAGATAGCGGCCCGGGCATTTCCAAGGCCAACCTGGACCACATCTTCGATCCGTTCTTCACGACGA
This region includes:
- a CDS encoding tetratricopeptide repeat protein; the encoded protein is MKLLTTVCVIFALAWMGACSSKPKPRVLTPLALVDGGVKPQAITATEQGTQAYQAKQFEDAKRYFEQAVTVAPQSGQAHYNFALALNALGDTEAARQHFLEAANLAPGDKTIWDSPALSPYGNPAAPKISKEHPYGTSRPGIGSGPR
- the bcp gene encoding thioredoxin-dependent thiol peroxidase, which gives rise to MAKELAVGMKAPEFSLPDQDGKPVALKSLKDKQVVLYFYPKDDTSGCTKESCGFRDAMASIKKAGAVVLGVSFDGQASHQKFIAKYALPFTLLSDTEKAVATAYDVYKEKSMYGRKYLGIERSTFVIDAEGKLKAIFRKVKVDGHVDEVLAALRA
- a CDS encoding protein phosphatase 2C domain-containing protein; this encodes MSTWVGIGRSNIGLVRAMNQDAFVTMDHLGFWAVADGMGGHAGGDVAAQSAIATAAAQAERFAGPLRNGHCSPQDFLRDVMTQANDAVLERGRLEPRLAQMGTTLVTLLITAGATPTAHLAHVGDSRGYLFRDGRLTQSTRDHTLIETYLAQGILTPATAKTHPERHVLTKAIGIAHSAEPDYSAYPLAPSDILLLCSDGLTKMLEDADIADILAPAQGDPIRICDRLIETALARGGEDNVTVVVIAHR
- a CDS encoding ATP-binding protein — its product is MTDHPLPQATASFTALTPLQRLTRFAQDMGTLSDRAVIANRILVELCDATTSRQGALYLLDREHDRYDLVMTVAGQSTAAPLPSFASTHPLIHALAHKHHLLSVADIADIPPITPELADTLGAAQSTLAVPLLNKARLIAFALLGFPADRPLDHADGRDLLTALAQSGANALDSILAHDDLHQSQTLMRRTDRLRSLEIIAGGFAHEIRNPLTSIKTFIQLAPERKDDTEFIHDFSRIVLDDVHRIERLIQEILDYARYMEPKLTDEDLNEIVTSCLYFIEVKADSKRIKIEKQLASELPRVMLDRQQIKQVLLNLLLNAIDAMGDGGGQLMVRTHRILKPGATVWTQIEIEDSGPGISKANLDHIFDPFFTTKHTSGEHAGTGLGLTIVHQIIQEHRGEIQVESTEGVGTTFSVNLPALPID
- a CDS encoding cyclophilin-like fold protein; the protein is MMTDPAKRIRITVGGVQLEAELKGSKTAGEVYAALPVDAPINTWGEEFYFKLAGVKDYRETATNQVKVGDVAYWGAGQVLAIFFGRTPMSMGPDPVPADRVNVIGKIVGDATQFRRVMEATTIRVERV
- a CDS encoding nuclear transport factor 2 family protein encodes the protein MPDFSRIVSFVLSGYLFLTASPGLAQDHAGPESVIRALVDANAARDLDGMSRLMAHDDDATGYTIGGRKYVGWPELERDIRDEFAFVEKLEMPITDLKVWTKDDLAWFAMELDYIRYVNEGGQLHHTVIPLRESGVLEKRQGQWLLVSWHESLRAANWPAVAHAQPAAPVPQLVADPGVLRAPTADLSGEWEILEVEDDKRYKATLDKSGNGPYTQHGGHFTTTKFADRVWQGTWQQPGNDREGGFDLLLSEDGTQAKGVWWYSRVGTHKNIPPREHGGSYQWKRLTPPASHQ
- a CDS encoding DUF507 family protein; its protein translation is MRISKDRVHHMAESVVAHLQQDGQLDVTGDRKAFVESLEQIITAELAIEDALNAEVRQMLKAYEKQIEQGQVDYQRMFTMIKTKLVRERGIIL
- a CDS encoding ribonuclease H-like domain-containing protein; the protein is MLPSTFVILPGIGPATERRLWQEGLLTWNDFLSQPRIPGISAQRKQWYDQELVQAQSAFDSGHLDYFTTRLPGRDHWRFFELCEPRTLYLDIETTGTSPHDGEVTVVGLHRRGETVCLVRGETLTTERLQAELDACTLLVTFFGTSFDVPYLRAKFPDLRFSMPHFDLCFAARRLGLRGGLKQIERELGIERDTSVQGLDGWDAVRLWMQWRAGDAAARALLLAYNEADTANLAPLAKHVFEDILIRFGPASVGAATPSYGERQDCHT
- a CDS encoding DUF507 family protein → MLSEEKVSHLSHVILQAVKKSPLISQKGDDARMLKDIKRVLAVELAQEEGVDRKVRAKLASYSRGIVEGSSEWDVLYRKTFEEELRKHGKG
- a CDS encoding PilZ domain-containing protein, whose protein sequence is MPQSEPVTILVVNEQADEIKLVTLSLRGFFPDCRVESVYSAEEALRWVDRAEWDLILIDERLGLQSRPSLVATLRERLPTTAIVLQTDRSDSTAAVTALQAGANFLLFKKSPAFLTELVLYAKGAIEQRHLRATFAHTHDRHTRLLETLTDVFYEVDTEGRFVFISPGVTALLGYQPEELTGAPFSKLIPPDQQARAHHRINDRRTGPRAARRVLIELLKKPQATGSGQARVQAEVSAKGLYDARRHYTGSLGLIRDMTGPLAQTETIQRLETRLLESDRHRAIAQRLTSLSHDLHRPLSAVLTQSQRLLDTIREAQFDTRLETLTARAREASAYGDALARAVVDAGLAEDTLGQVIAEALAPVAHLNIVQHRDATGLSNVGSSRNVWVRIIQIVVIQAIRQMAARQAMHRLDIFAQTVTATGTPIDPAPGLFPAPAPREVEILIQESDSAATLTTGSLPASPDLNQAYEDIGQLQGRMEWLAPARQPLSIRLWLPIPDVPQTPEAAAEAAPSPPEPPTAAPVDTHVETPLPPPSDGPLPDRRMAIRAAVQLPARVTVGPAVREGTVHTLSLTGATVTLVGPLPNLSGQSAYLVFKTVVGILELQATVHERGMQTGPPGETGERPVLAFEFTPPGETERKVLGSFIEAAQERSLAISLEALLSQPDDVALPDQPGQDHRATDHREGIRVRVALPVRIDGAHEQNPAARQLGLAVNLSRGGACLQAKTLPGQVGETIVLHFPHGNGQSHSQPHEPAAPDAVLPAQIVWTAPDSTAPSELRPTHTEPGQRFGVRFIELPAFAEREVNRVVAQHIGSSIDLDGIAGRAAIVSARRECRNVRGQVIAITDDHARHQISPNTPIVILSPGFGCTQTDYIALSEFLAINRLRVLRYDYSNHIGQSDGDVLQTTLRSMQADLQTVLEFAHTTWPTAPLAILAEDVAARVALKVIAQRPVAQLLLLANPVLDIQAALSAEHHHDLLADYQHGLRRGSGNVWGLNVNLDQFLSDLIAGHYATLATTVTDLSALTVPMVILNSPSADPSMRHPFPSPDESLRALPTMPTTVSIPSALSVTGRTFDARLLASFNTLFTEIARVCFPGEARPAIHTPTSHDISKQYLLERERIRIRHHVSQSSRDALWIAHLAQLPQLGTLHHHVRLLQELYQQALPLEPGMRILDIGCGAGEFAHTLLLNRMYHLLHASHAPQRPLHYVGIDHSQETVASAEQAFTGLYQELQSTFSKIAGPTTAVTTEWGIHLPSSREAVDRVVSHLSLSFASSPLTFLRQAVQTLTEDGRLIVTCVRPHTDLAGLYREQLHHAGQDELSPAAQIFLHYLGRLHEAIRHGLLHAFDREQLSDLLIHAGATPLRIVPILDGQLLIATARKGKSAG